The following proteins are co-located in the Chryseobacterium daecheongense genome:
- a CDS encoding aldo/keto reductase: MKFRKLGNTGEQLSAIGLGCMGMSFAYGPTDEKESIDTLHKALDLGVNFWDTADMYANGENEKLISKVLVPNRDKIFIATKFGFRFKDGKASHSGAPGTYFDGSPEWIRQAVDLSLQRLKIDTIDLYYAHRVDPNVPVEETVGAMAELVKAGKVKYIGLSEASAESIKKANKIHPITALQSEYSILTKDVEKEILPTIRELGIALVPYSPLARGLFANINEVQNFGEDDFRRSLPRYQEESLENNRKLVQEFNELASSKGIKGTQLALAWVLNQGDDIIPIPGTKRIKYLEENIGAIDVELSQSELDTIDTILKKYPNVGERYNEGSMKLVNN; encoded by the coding sequence ATGAAATTTAGAAAATTAGGAAACACAGGAGAGCAGCTATCTGCAATAGGTTTGGGATGTATGGGAATGAGCTTTGCTTACGGACCTACAGATGAAAAGGAAAGCATTGATACATTACACAAAGCATTGGATCTTGGAGTTAATTTCTGGGATACTGCAGACATGTATGCTAACGGAGAAAATGAAAAACTAATTTCCAAAGTGCTTGTTCCGAACAGGGATAAAATATTCATTGCCACAAAATTCGGATTCAGGTTTAAGGACGGTAAAGCTAGCCATAGTGGTGCTCCCGGGACTTATTTTGATGGTTCGCCGGAATGGATCAGACAGGCTGTAGATTTAAGTCTACAACGATTAAAAATCGATACGATAGATCTTTATTATGCACACAGGGTAGATCCGAATGTGCCCGTTGAAGAAACAGTGGGAGCCATGGCTGAACTTGTAAAGGCCGGAAAAGTAAAATATATAGGTTTGTCTGAGGCTTCAGCAGAATCTATCAAAAAGGCAAATAAAATTCATCCCATTACTGCGTTACAATCGGAATACTCCATTTTAACAAAAGATGTAGAAAAAGAAATTTTGCCAACCATAAGAGAGCTGGGGATTGCCTTAGTTCCTTATTCTCCACTGGCAAGAGGGCTCTTTGCTAACATTAATGAGGTACAGAATTTTGGAGAAGATGATTTCAGAAGGTCTTTACCACGTTACCAGGAAGAAAGTCTTGAGAACAACAGAAAGCTGGTTCAGGAATTTAATGAACTGGCAAGCTCCAAAGGAATCAAAGGAACCCAGCTGGCTTTGGCCTGGGTACTTAATCAAGGGGATGATATTATTCCTATCCCAGGAACCAAGCGTATTAAGTATCTCGAAGAAAATATCGGAGCGATTGATGTAGAGCTTTCACAATCTGAACTTGATACTATTGATACGATTCTGAAGAAATATCCAAATGTGGGAGAAAGATATAACGAGGGTTCAATGAAACTGGTTAATAATTAA
- a CDS encoding DoxX family protein — protein sequence MKTKTTKIIYWSGAIFMSLWFGASGFFELTKNPVVWDITQQLGYPPHFIYILGVFKLAGVTVLLIPNKLLRLKEWIFAGMFFDIIFAFFSKIAVLGFPSTIDAIIAFSVLSVTYLMFRKMYSPELIFDEPGF from the coding sequence ATGAAAACAAAAACAACAAAAATCATCTATTGGTCAGGCGCTATCTTTATGTCATTATGGTTTGGAGCAAGTGGCTTCTTTGAATTGACTAAAAATCCGGTAGTATGGGATATTACCCAGCAGCTAGGATACCCTCCTCACTTTATTTATATCCTTGGTGTTTTTAAACTTGCAGGAGTTACCGTACTTTTAATTCCAAACAAATTACTGAGATTAAAAGAATGGATATTCGCCGGAATGTTTTTCGATATTATTTTCGCATTCTTTTCCAAAATTGCCGTCCTAGGATTTCCTTCTACGATCGATGCGATCATAGCATTTTCAGTCCTTTCCGTTACATATCTTATGTTCAGAAAAATGTACAGTCCGGAATTGATCTTTGATGAACCCGGCTTTTAA
- a CDS encoding MBL fold metallo-hydrolase: protein MNRRELLKNGILAGAFSIIPFSSSLAREKNSFSISAEDDLSGVKKIKLDDLDLFILTDGLIHEENLNSFAPRGNISELKAILKDNFRPENSIDMAMNVLLVKTKDRLILLDTGMGIFADSRTGFLLKSLKKAGFLPSDITDVFLSHAHPDHIGGVVDKQNQLVFPNARLFISKVEYDFWMKATIKDFTNSALKDQPEFLNQIIPGIQNILKVIQPQLKFYDLEKMLYNQFSFQLAPGHTPGLTLVTITSGNEQLLYIADLMHSDVILFPHPDWGYFGDTDLDIAIASRKKILEQLAETRSRAFAYHLPWPGLGFTKKKGNTFEWVPEVFMS, encoded by the coding sequence ATGAATAGAAGAGAACTTTTAAAAAATGGAATTTTAGCAGGAGCTTTTAGTATAATTCCTTTTTCCAGCTCGTTGGCGCGGGAGAAAAATTCCTTCAGTATAAGCGCAGAAGATGATCTTTCCGGAGTGAAAAAAATAAAATTGGACGATCTGGACTTATTTATTCTTACAGATGGATTAATCCATGAGGAAAATCTTAATTCCTTTGCTCCACGTGGAAATATATCTGAATTGAAAGCAATACTCAAAGATAATTTCCGTCCGGAAAATTCGATCGACATGGCAATGAATGTACTGTTGGTTAAAACAAAAGACAGATTGATTCTACTGGATACCGGGATGGGAATTTTTGCCGATAGCAGAACCGGATTTTTATTGAAAAGCCTTAAAAAGGCTGGTTTTTTACCTTCTGATATTACAGATGTATTTCTTTCTCACGCTCATCCTGATCATATAGGTGGAGTAGTAGATAAGCAGAATCAATTGGTTTTTCCAAATGCCCGGTTGTTTATTTCAAAAGTTGAATATGATTTCTGGATGAAGGCAACAATCAAGGATTTCACTAACAGCGCACTAAAGGATCAACCCGAATTTCTTAATCAGATTATTCCTGGCATTCAGAATATTCTTAAGGTGATACAACCTCAATTAAAATTTTATGATCTTGAAAAGATGCTGTATAATCAATTCAGTTTTCAGTTAGCTCCAGGACATACACCAGGTCTTACTTTGGTTACTATTACCTCAGGTAATGAACAACTTCTATATATTGCAGATTTAATGCACTCGGATGTCATTTTATTTCCGCATCCTGACTGGGGATACTTTGGTGATACGGACCTCGATATAGCCATTGCTTCAAGGAAAAAAATACTTGAACAACTGGCGGAAACGAGATCCAGAGCTTTTGCGTACCATTTACCATGGCCCGGTTTAGGGTTTACTAAAAAGAAAGGGAACACATTTGAATGGGTTCCTGAGGTTTTTATGAGCTAA
- a CDS encoding DUF1223 domain-containing protein, with translation MISKKLFIVGAFVALLFTVSAFMQKDKPHESFKKIASGKSNGFAVLELFTSEGCSSCPPADALMGEIKENNKDQPVYILAYHVDYWNRLGWKDRFSSIENSERQQQYSRILDSQVYTPQLVVNGKQQFVGSDREAVENSIINAVSHTASSSIDLKAESDSKQINIHYKVSGNDSHSKLLLTLVQKKASTNVAKGENEGRHLNHWQIVHKQIQISLQNNSEGVSTFSIPENFNTTDWEIIGFVQNTKTGQISGASKATFQ, from the coding sequence ATGATATCTAAAAAACTTTTCATAGTAGGAGCATTTGTAGCTTTACTATTTACTGTTTCTGCCTTTATGCAGAAAGATAAACCACATGAAAGCTTTAAAAAAATTGCATCAGGTAAAAGCAATGGCTTTGCGGTCCTTGAACTCTTTACTTCTGAAGGATGTTCAAGCTGCCCTCCGGCAGATGCCCTGATGGGAGAAATTAAAGAGAACAACAAAGATCAGCCTGTCTATATTCTCGCGTATCATGTGGATTACTGGAACCGTCTAGGATGGAAAGACAGATTCAGCAGCATTGAAAATTCAGAGCGCCAACAGCAATACAGCAGAATACTGGATTCCCAGGTATACACCCCACAGCTCGTTGTCAACGGAAAACAACAATTTGTAGGATCAGACAGGGAAGCTGTAGAAAACTCCATCATCAACGCTGTAAGCCACACAGCAAGCAGTTCTATAGACCTTAAAGCTGAATCCGATTCTAAGCAGATCAATATTCACTATAAGGTATCAGGAAATGATTCTCATAGTAAACTCTTACTTACATTGGTACAGAAAAAAGCATCAACTAACGTTGCAAAAGGTGAAAATGAAGGACGACACCTGAATCACTGGCAAATTGTTCACAAGCAGATTCAGATTTCATTACAAAATAATTCTGAAGGTGTTTCTACTTTTTCAATACCTGAAAACTTCAATACCACAGACTGGGAAATTATAGGATTTGTTCAAAATACAAAAACCGGCCAGATCTCAGGTGCATCAAAAGCTACATTTCAATAA
- a CDS encoding MFS transporter translates to MRTLKEKNQLIATVLAFAVIPMSGLATDIYLPSMPSMATELHLPESSIQLTLSIFLISYGITQFFAGSVVDSFGRYPVSIFSLAFFVITFLITATTKNIMVIYAMRVLHGMLSGFAVVSKRAFFVDVYEGEQRKHYLSIMTIVWSVGPIIAPFIGGYLQKSFGWQSNFYVLAGYSLLLLILELVFSGETLKVRNPFRISFLIQEYNSMFKTKDFFYGMLMCGLSYAMVIFFNLCGAFIIEHKMGYSEVTAGYVSLILGLAWMTGGFLGKALINKAFLPKIRYANFIQLILIILMFIFSYYVSNLYSLVAFAFAIHVTAGFIFNNYFSYCIGRFPSSAGIAGGLTGGVAFIITSAISYGIASLIKPQFQLQVAEGYFVLGILGLFILSMIKIRKAHI, encoded by the coding sequence ATGAGAACTCTTAAAGAAAAGAATCAATTGATAGCTACTGTGCTGGCTTTTGCAGTAATTCCGATGTCTGGTCTGGCAACGGATATTTATTTACCTTCTATGCCCAGCATGGCAACAGAGCTTCATTTACCTGAAAGCAGTATCCAGCTTACACTTTCTATATTTTTGATCAGCTATGGAATAACGCAGTTCTTTGCCGGGAGTGTTGTAGATTCATTTGGGCGTTATCCGGTGTCCATTTTTTCACTGGCCTTTTTTGTGATCACCTTTTTAATTACGGCAACGACTAAAAATATTATGGTAATCTATGCGATGCGTGTCCTCCACGGTATGTTATCCGGTTTTGCCGTCGTTTCCAAGCGGGCCTTTTTTGTAGACGTGTACGAAGGAGAACAGCGAAAACATTATTTGAGTATCATGACGATCGTATGGTCTGTAGGGCCTATCATCGCTCCGTTCATCGGAGGTTATCTCCAAAAGAGTTTCGGATGGCAATCCAATTTCTACGTTCTGGCGGGATACAGTTTACTGCTTCTTATTTTAGAACTGGTATTTTCGGGGGAGACTTTAAAGGTACGGAATCCTTTTCGCATCAGTTTCCTGATCCAAGAGTATAATTCCATGTTTAAAACCAAAGATTTTTTCTATGGGATGCTGATGTGTGGGCTTAGTTATGCGATGGTAATATTCTTTAATCTATGCGGGGCCTTTATTATCGAGCATAAAATGGGATATTCTGAAGTTACTGCGGGATATGTTTCTCTGATTTTGGGATTGGCCTGGATGACAGGTGGGTTTTTGGGAAAAGCGTTAATCAACAAGGCCTTTCTGCCTAAGATCCGATATGCTAATTTTATTCAGTTGATTTTAATTATTTTAATGTTCATTTTTTCTTACTATGTAAGTAATCTGTACAGCCTTGTTGCTTTTGCTTTTGCAATTCATGTGACAGCCGGATTTATTTTCAATAACTATTTTTCTTATTGTATCGGACGATTTCCAAGTTCGGCAGGTATTGCCGGAGGATTAACCGGAGGAGTGGCATTTATCATTACTTCAGCCATAAGCTATGGTATTGCAAGTCTTATAAAACCTCAGTTCCAGCTGCAGGTAGCAGAAGGTTACTTTGTGCTGGGTATTTTGGGGCTTTTTATTTTAAGTATGATCAAAATCAGAAAAGCACACATTTAA
- a CDS encoding heme-binding domain-containing protein codes for MDSVKKKRTTKPIAILFIAIVGVFAGLQLFNSPIEGKPVTGTIEAPHEVIAVLERSCFNCHSNEQKLSWYDKLAPMSWGVKKDVERAREVMNFSEWSKVSPGEHKGRMYSILNMMQAGKMPLHEYTLLHASAKVSAKDIEVIRKYTLSLSGKNLSPANTKEVKPLQQDIKTASVSHSGFPVSPNGVKYTPEFKNWKVISMSTLFDNSIRVIYGNSIAVKAVETDNFHPWPDGSIVVKAVWKQTEAPDGEIRPGEFVNAQFMVKDSKKYTDTEGWGFAKFSGKDLHPTGNTASFARESCIACHRQLAEPTGYLFDVPMKVNTKNLIEKLQTK; via the coding sequence ATGGATTCAGTAAAGAAAAAGAGAACAACAAAACCCATTGCTATATTATTTATAGCTATTGTGGGAGTCTTTGCAGGATTACAGCTTTTCAATTCTCCTATTGAAGGTAAACCTGTAACCGGCACCATTGAAGCACCGCACGAGGTGATTGCCGTTCTGGAAAGATCGTGCTTCAACTGCCATTCTAATGAACAGAAACTAAGCTGGTATGATAAGCTTGCTCCCATGTCATGGGGTGTAAAAAAGGATGTTGAAAGAGCAAGGGAGGTCATGAATTTTTCTGAATGGTCAAAGGTTTCACCAGGTGAACACAAAGGCAGAATGTATTCCATATTGAATATGATGCAAGCCGGAAAAATGCCTCTTCACGAATATACCTTACTGCATGCGTCTGCAAAAGTTTCAGCAAAAGATATTGAAGTTATCAGAAAATACACACTATCTCTTTCGGGAAAAAATCTTTCACCGGCAAACACAAAAGAGGTAAAACCCCTTCAACAAGATATAAAAACAGCTTCTGTAAGCCATTCTGGTTTTCCGGTTTCACCAAATGGAGTAAAATATACACCGGAGTTTAAAAACTGGAAAGTAATCAGTATGAGTACATTATTTGATAATTCCATCCGCGTTATCTATGGAAACAGCATTGCCGTAAAAGCAGTTGAAACAGACAATTTCCATCCATGGCCGGACGGCAGCATCGTAGTAAAAGCAGTATGGAAACAGACAGAAGCTCCTGATGGAGAAATCAGACCTGGCGAATTTGTTAATGCTCAGTTTATGGTAAAAGATTCAAAAAAATACACCGATACCGAAGGATGGGGTTTCGCCAAATTCTCGGGTAAAGATCTTCACCCTACCGGAAATACGGCATCATTTGCCAGAGAATCATGTATTGCCTGTCATCGTCAGCTGGCAGAGCCTACAGGATATTTATTCGACGTACCGATGAAAGTAAACACCAAAAATCTAATCGAAAAACTACAGACAAAATGA
- a CDS encoding NADP-dependent isocitrate dehydrogenase → MSEKSKIYYTLTDEAPMLATHSFLPIVKAFTKSANIEIAVPDISLAGRILANFPEFLKEDQRIGDALAELGQIATTPDANIIKLPNISASVPQLDGAIAELQSKGFAVPNYPSEPKNDEEKAIKAKYAKVLGSAVNPVLREGNSDRRAPKAVKNYAKANPHRMGDWASDSKTDVAHMNNGDFYGTETSTTLENATKYKIVFKGNDGSEKVLKDFASLEAGEVIDSSVMNLNALKSFVQEAIEEAKNRNVLLSAHLKATMMKISDPIIFGAIVETFFKDVFTKYADTFKSLDINPNNGLADLFEKIKGNAQEAEIKAAIETALANGPRVAMVNSDKGITNFHVPSDIIVDASMAALVRGGGKMWNKEGKEEDTVAIIPDRSYAGFYQAVIDDMKAHGKLDPTTMGSVPNVGLMAQKAEEYGSHDKTFQATANGTIEVQDEAGNVLLSQKVEENDIFRMCQTKDAPIQDWVKLAVNRSRLSDTPAIFWLDKGRAHDREIIKKVEKYLKDHDTAGLDIRILDVKDAMTETLKRAREGKDTISVSGNVLRDYLTDLFPILELGTSAKMLSIVPLMNGGGLFETGAGGSAPKHVEQFLEEGYLRWDSLGEFLALQASLEHLAQTQGNTKSQVLADALDEANAKFLATDKSPARKVGQIDNRGSHFYLAMYWAEALANQTNDAEIAQKFKSVAASMQENEAVINQELIAAQGKPQNIDGYYKTDTYKTYAAMRPSTVLNEIIDGI, encoded by the coding sequence ATGTCAGAAAAATCAAAAATCTACTACACATTAACGGATGAAGCTCCAATGCTGGCTACACACTCGTTTTTACCTATCGTAAAGGCATTTACAAAATCAGCAAATATTGAAATCGCCGTTCCGGATATTTCTTTGGCAGGAAGGATCCTTGCCAACTTCCCGGAGTTCTTAAAAGAAGATCAAAGAATTGGTGATGCTTTGGCTGAATTGGGCCAGATTGCAACAACACCGGATGCTAATATTATCAAGTTACCTAATATTTCCGCTTCTGTACCTCAGCTTGATGGAGCTATTGCAGAACTACAATCCAAAGGCTTTGCGGTTCCAAACTATCCTTCTGAGCCTAAAAATGATGAGGAAAAGGCGATTAAAGCAAAATATGCAAAAGTTTTAGGAAGTGCCGTAAACCCTGTGTTAAGAGAAGGGAATTCTGACAGACGTGCACCAAAAGCTGTTAAAAACTACGCAAAAGCGAACCCTCACCGAATGGGAGACTGGGCTTCTGACAGTAAAACTGATGTTGCCCATATGAATAACGGAGATTTCTATGGTACTGAAACTTCAACAACTCTTGAAAATGCTACAAAATATAAAATTGTTTTCAAAGGAAATGATGGTTCTGAAAAAGTCTTGAAAGATTTTGCAAGCCTTGAAGCAGGAGAAGTTATTGATTCTTCAGTGATGAACCTGAACGCTTTGAAATCTTTTGTACAGGAAGCGATTGAGGAGGCTAAAAACAGAAATGTTCTTCTTTCTGCTCACCTGAAAGCAACTATGATGAAAATCTCTGATCCGATTATTTTTGGGGCTATCGTAGAAACTTTCTTCAAAGATGTATTTACAAAATATGCAGATACTTTCAAATCTTTAGATATTAACCCTAACAACGGTCTTGCTGATCTATTTGAGAAAATCAAAGGAAATGCTCAGGAAGCTGAAATTAAAGCAGCTATCGAAACCGCTTTGGCAAATGGACCAAGAGTAGCAATGGTAAATTCGGATAAAGGAATTACCAACTTCCATGTTCCTTCAGATATCATCGTTGATGCATCTATGGCTGCATTAGTAAGAGGCGGAGGTAAAATGTGGAATAAAGAAGGTAAGGAAGAAGATACAGTAGCGATCATTCCGGACCGTTCTTATGCAGGTTTCTATCAGGCAGTAATCGATGATATGAAAGCTCATGGTAAGCTGGACCCTACAACTATGGGCTCTGTTCCGAATGTAGGTTTAATGGCTCAGAAGGCAGAAGAATACGGTTCTCATGACAAAACATTCCAGGCTACTGCTAACGGAACAATTGAAGTTCAGGATGAAGCAGGAAACGTTCTTCTTTCTCAGAAAGTAGAAGAAAATGATATCTTCAGAATGTGTCAGACTAAGGATGCTCCGATCCAGGACTGGGTAAAACTGGCAGTAAACAGATCAAGACTATCCGATACACCGGCTATTTTCTGGTTGGATAAAGGAAGAGCTCACGACAGAGAAATCATCAAAAAAGTAGAAAAATATCTAAAAGATCATGATACTGCAGGATTAGATATCAGAATCCTTGACGTAAAAGATGCCATGACTGAAACTCTTAAAAGAGCAAGAGAAGGTAAAGACACCATTTCGGTTTCAGGAAATGTATTGAGAGATTATCTAACAGACCTTTTCCCAATCCTTGAATTAGGAACTTCAGCAAAAATGCTTTCTATCGTTCCATTAATGAATGGAGGTGGTCTATTTGAAACAGGTGCCGGAGGTTCTGCTCCTAAGCATGTTGAACAGTTTCTTGAAGAAGGTTATTTAAGATGGGATTCTTTAGGAGAATTCTTGGCACTTCAGGCTTCTTTGGAACATTTGGCACAAACTCAGGGGAATACAAAATCTCAGGTGTTGGCTGATGCACTGGATGAAGCTAATGCTAAATTCCTGGCAACCGATAAATCTCCTGCAAGAAAGGTAGGACAGATCGATAACAGAGGTTCTCACTTCTACCTTGCTATGTATTGGGCAGAAGCCTTAGCTAATCAGACCAACGATGCTGAAATTGCTCAGAAGTTCAAGTCTGTTGCTGCAAGCATGCAAGAGAATGAAGCAGTGATCAACCAGGAATTAATTGCAGCTCAGGGTAAACCTCAAAATATTGACGGATATTACAAAACTGATACCTACAAGACCTATGCAGCTATGAGACCAAGTACTGTTTTAAATGAAATTATTGATGGAATTTAG
- a CDS encoding LytTR family DNA-binding domain-containing protein encodes MNIIIIEDEFRAAKSLQNLIKELKPESVISGVYDSIESSVAALQNNTKPDLIFMDIHLSDGLSFEIFKQADITCPVVFCTAFDQYMLDAFKSKGVDYVLKPFSREDIAEALRKVDELKKFFQKTEIPELEALLQKIAQPQTATKSSFLVFKNQKYTTILTENIAYFYIHNEMTHLVTFDKQQFSLSQSLGQVAEQVSPKQFFRVNRQYIVNFSAIKEMEHYFQRKIYVKLVIDTPEKLLINKEKTHSFFSWLEDR; translated from the coding sequence ATGAATATCATCATCATTGAAGACGAGTTCAGAGCCGCAAAATCCTTACAGAATTTAATTAAAGAACTAAAACCGGAATCTGTTATATCCGGAGTTTATGACAGCATAGAATCCAGTGTGGCTGCTTTGCAGAACAATACAAAGCCCGACCTGATCTTTATGGACATCCACCTTTCTGATGGGTTATCATTTGAAATTTTTAAGCAGGCAGATATTACCTGCCCCGTGGTCTTTTGTACTGCCTTTGACCAGTATATGCTGGACGCTTTCAAAAGTAAAGGAGTAGATTACGTTTTAAAACCTTTTTCACGTGAAGATATTGCAGAGGCATTACGAAAAGTGGACGAGCTCAAAAAGTTTTTCCAGAAAACGGAAATCCCGGAACTGGAAGCACTTTTACAAAAAATAGCTCAGCCACAAACTGCTACCAAAAGTAGTTTCCTGGTCTTTAAAAATCAAAAATACACCACTATTCTTACCGAAAATATAGCCTATTTCTACATTCACAACGAAATGACCCATCTGGTTACTTTTGATAAACAACAATTTTCACTTTCACAATCGTTGGGACAGGTCGCTGAGCAGGTTTCTCCAAAACAATTTTTCAGGGTGAACAGGCAGTATATTGTGAATTTCAGCGCTATTAAAGAAATGGAGCATTATTTCCAACGTAAAATCTATGTAAAGTTAGTTATCGACACACCGGAAAAGCTTCTTATCAATAAAGAAAAAACGCATAGTTTCTTTTCCTGGCTGGAAGATCGTTAA
- a CDS encoding sensor histidine kinase, giving the protein MQQEKIKISQAVIWISSIVLGALSSVPQLASHDFNLMEAVVNAAITSAFAVVMWYLNIFLLNRNTKKRQGISYSRLLVVLALGMVVMFGLAWIQQLILSHINFGPVMLMVEVRGILINLVFYMFLNLVQHNYAGQQVHLELEKVKSDNLGAQYELLKQQVNPHFLFNSLNTLKSMVETHDEETIDFIIKLSDFYRFTLESRKLDLITVEEEMKILNSYLFLQKARFGNGFTFTDTLGKDTLKTLIPPFTLQLLVENCIKHNIVSQSKPLHISIYDANQKIIIENPIQRKLVPEDSLGVGLNNVNMRYKHLLDQEIDILDNNQIFQIKLPFIHEYHHH; this is encoded by the coding sequence ATGCAACAAGAAAAAATAAAAATATCACAGGCTGTTATCTGGATAAGCTCTATTGTTTTGGGGGCACTTTCCTCAGTTCCTCAGCTTGCTTCCCATGATTTTAATCTCATGGAAGCTGTGGTTAATGCAGCCATTACTTCAGCATTTGCAGTTGTTATGTGGTACCTCAACATTTTTTTACTCAATCGTAATACAAAGAAACGTCAGGGAATTTCATACTCCCGGCTTTTGGTTGTCCTTGCCCTGGGGATGGTTGTGATGTTTGGCCTTGCCTGGATCCAGCAGCTTATTTTATCCCATATTAATTTCGGACCTGTTATGCTGATGGTGGAAGTAAGAGGAATCCTTATCAACCTTGTTTTCTATATGTTTTTAAATCTTGTACAGCATAATTACGCCGGCCAGCAGGTTCATCTGGAACTAGAAAAAGTAAAAAGCGATAATTTAGGTGCTCAATATGAATTATTAAAACAACAGGTAAATCCCCATTTTCTTTTCAACAGTTTAAATACGCTTAAATCCATGGTGGAAACGCATGATGAGGAAACCATTGATTTCATTATCAAGCTTTCTGACTTTTATCGTTTCACCCTGGAAAGCAGAAAACTCGACCTTATCACCGTTGAAGAAGAAATGAAAATACTTAATTCTTACCTTTTCCTGCAAAAAGCCAGGTTTGGTAACGGATTTACCTTTACCGATACTCTCGGTAAAGATACGCTCAAAACCCTTATCCCTCCGTTTACCCTGCAATTACTGGTGGAAAACTGTATTAAACACAATATTGTTTCCCAGAGTAAACCTCTTCATATCAGCATCTATGATGCTAATCAAAAGATCATTATTGAAAATCCTATCCAGCGGAAATTGGTTCCGGAAGATTCATTAGGAGTTGGCCTGAATAACGTCAATATGCGTTACAAACATCTTCTGGACCAGGAAATCGACATTTTAGATAACAATCAAATTTTCCAAATAAAACTACCATTTATCCATGAATATCATCATCATTGA
- a CDS encoding SDR family oxidoreductase — protein MNKFNNKLAVVTGGNSGIGYATAKELIAEGAKVIITGRRKDAIEKAAEELGAIPFVADQGKLEDIDLLKKEVEEKHGKVDILFINAGITGTLTSIENMDADNFDNVMNINFRGAYFTLSKFTPILHDGASVVFLSSNVATTYKPNSSVYQASKAALNSIAKTAAAELAPRKIRVNMVSPGPTKTEIMTKAGLDDETLKGINEWLIDAIPLKKMGTAEDVAKLVVYLSDSHVASFMTGTEIIIDGGMIL, from the coding sequence ATGAATAAATTTAACAACAAACTGGCAGTAGTGACCGGTGGAAATAGTGGAATCGGATATGCCACAGCAAAGGAATTAATAGCTGAAGGAGCAAAAGTAATTATTACCGGCAGAAGGAAAGACGCCATTGAAAAAGCAGCTGAAGAACTAGGGGCAATTCCGTTCGTTGCAGATCAGGGCAAACTGGAAGATATTGATCTGTTGAAAAAAGAAGTTGAAGAAAAACACGGGAAAGTTGACATTTTATTTATCAATGCAGGAATTACGGGCACATTGACCTCTATTGAGAATATGGATGCCGATAATTTTGATAATGTAATGAATATCAACTTCAGAGGAGCTTATTTCACGTTGAGTAAGTTCACTCCTATTTTACATGATGGTGCTTCTGTGGTATTCTTATCATCAAATGTTGCAACAACCTATAAACCTAACAGTTCCGTTTATCAGGCAAGTAAGGCAGCCCTCAATTCTATTGCGAAAACAGCCGCCGCTGAATTAGCACCAAGAAAGATCAGGGTCAATATGGTAAGTCCGGGTCCTACAAAAACTGAAATTATGACCAAAGCCGGTCTCGATGACGAAACACTAAAAGGCATAAATGAGTGGCTCATCGATGCTATCCCATTAAAGAAAATGGGAACTGCTGAAGATGTTGCAAAACTGGTTGTTTATTTATCCGATTCGCATGTGGCAAGTTTTATGACAGGTACTGAAATTATCATTGACGGAGGAATGATTTTATAG
- a CDS encoding helix-turn-helix domain-containing protein, which translates to MERDQTEELRALQDTLYFIGGKWRIPVINSICNGNRRFREIERSIPGITTRMLSKELKDMEMNKLVTRNVYPDTPVLIEYIPTEYCRTFGKIITEMINWGREHRKVIVDKQN; encoded by the coding sequence ATGGAAAGAGATCAGACCGAAGAACTCAGAGCGTTGCAGGATACCTTGTACTTTATAGGTGGTAAATGGCGTATTCCAGTTATCAATTCAATTTGCAATGGTAACAGGCGTTTCCGTGAGATTGAACGCAGTATTCCAGGTATTACAACAAGAATGCTTTCAAAAGAGTTAAAAGATATGGAGATGAATAAACTGGTGACCAGAAATGTATATCCCGATACTCCGGTTTTAATAGAATATATACCCACGGAGTATTGTCGTACTTTCGGGAAGATCATCACGGAAATGATCAACTGGGGGAGGGAGCACCGGAAGGTAATCGTAGATAAGCAGAACTAA